A region from the uncultured Holophaga sp. genome encodes:
- a CDS encoding 5'-nucleotidase C-terminal domain-containing protein, which translates to MLRSALLPLLLLLLPFRAQGQDLAMPVTASAGEDPAVAAALAPNARIIQEEFGQILAQAPRAIPRSRQGITNLAGFWVTGLMRLQAARSLGQPVPLAMTNNGGIRAAIHPGPVRVADLYELMPFDNELVVAEYSGTEIRGLVVEALQKRGGEPWSGLRVHLGGSPEHPVLAIALEDGTPLEPDARYQVATSDFLVDSGDGLPTRRPRTRVRLTGVLIRDVLLEACRSLGSRGESLTAPEATGFSFDPGMREALLERRIAW; encoded by the coding sequence ATGCTCCGTTCGGCCCTGCTTCCCCTTCTCCTGCTCCTGCTGCCCTTCCGGGCCCAGGGGCAGGACCTTGCCATGCCCGTGACCGCGAGCGCAGGGGAGGACCCGGCGGTGGCCGCGGCCCTGGCCCCCAACGCCCGCATCATCCAGGAGGAGTTCGGCCAGATCCTGGCGCAGGCTCCCAGGGCCATCCCCCGCAGCCGCCAGGGCATCACCAACCTGGCGGGCTTCTGGGTGACCGGGCTCATGCGCCTCCAGGCCGCCCGCAGCCTGGGCCAGCCCGTCCCCCTGGCCATGACGAACAACGGGGGGATCCGCGCCGCGATCCACCCGGGGCCAGTGCGGGTGGCCGATCTCTACGAGCTGATGCCCTTCGACAACGAGCTGGTGGTGGCCGAATACTCCGGCACCGAGATCCGCGGCCTGGTCGTGGAGGCCCTCCAGAAGCGCGGGGGGGAGCCCTGGTCGGGCCTGCGGGTCCACCTCGGGGGCAGCCCTGAGCATCCCGTCCTGGCCATCGCCCTGGAGGACGGCACCCCCCTGGAACCGGATGCAAGGTACCAGGTGGCCACCTCGGACTTCCTGGTGGACAGCGGAGACGGTCTGCCCACCCGCCGACCGCGCACCCGGGTCCGGCTCACCGGAGTTCTCATCCGGGATGTGCTTCTGGAGGCCTGCCGCTCCCTGGGCTCCCGGGGCGAATCCCTCACCGCACCGGAAGCGACCGGGTTCAGCTTCGACCCGGGCATGCGGGAGGCGCTCCTGGAGCGGAGGATCGCATGGTAG